The proteins below come from a single Ahaetulla prasina isolate Xishuangbanna chromosome 16, ASM2864084v1, whole genome shotgun sequence genomic window:
- the TLR4 gene encoding toll-like receptor 4, translated as MPDKSGVFSPASITFSLAMLLELILKTRSFSPCLEVVPGHSYRCMELNLTQIPGGIPNTTQSLDLSFNPLKILHANYFAAIFALQFLDLARCHLWKIEDNAFMGLNSLSVLVLTGNPLQILGPRAFHNLPSLQRFVAVEIHLFSLATLPIGHLASLHELNLSHNHIDSLKLPGYFSHLIFLRCLNFQLNEISSISVGDLDALASRNLTLVLSRNDIKYIERNAFARLHLQRLVLRGCFEDSAVMQASIQNMSGLHVNSLWLGEYRDISKVGSIDKPLLDVLCHLRLQELTVIEMDSLENGSTLSPCLNNISRVRVVHTNVNEVFKYPNNSSISQLEFKNCGLDAVPAEKLSSLTKLRVLRITHNKDLRYFEEYFKGLQNLETLDLSVNRLVTHLSWVDLLEGAPNLKHLNLSFNTEIRLEIECGGPAKLEYLDFQHTALASPGTVPSFFCLNRLIYLDISYTDTTVIAQCSFCGLHNLRVLKMAGNSFANNQLVDNFRNLTKLHFLDISNCQLRHISLSSLTSLRELQLLNVSHNKLLGLHPETYVHTPLLTTLDFHNNQLAALTEEDLKNLPASLKHLDLSENLFDCSCDHASFLRWAKNSSSLLRNVQKMVCYSPSDLKNVQVMDFVLASCEINTTTVAVSVTVVVVLIVISILCYKYYFYLYYVMVLFVGNRFSDEKETVYDAFVIFSSKDQEWVKQELQQPLEEELPYFRLCLFYRDFIPGVSIITNIIKEGFQTSRKVIAVVTDHFLESRWCNFELEVAQSWQLVETKASLVLIVLEGVDKAALHRKLGLFRYLRRNTFLTWKDRDLSRHVFLRQLRSALLEGKTWTEDELRLMLKNG; from the exons ATGCCCGACAAGAGTGGGGTCTTCTCACCGGCATCTATCACCTTCTCCTTGGCTATGCTTTTGGAGCTAATCTTGAAAACCAGAAGCTTCAGTCCCTGTCTGGAG GTAGTTCCGGGTCACTCGTACAGATGCATGGAGCTGAACCTCACTCAGATCCCTGGAGGTATCCCAAACACCACCCAGAGCTTGGATCTCAGTTTCAACCCGCTGAAAATCCTGCACGCCAATTATTTCGCGGCAATCTTCGCGCTGCAATTTCTGGACCTCGCTAG GTGTCATCTCTGGAAGATTGAAGACAATGCCTTTATGGGACTCAACAGCCTTTCGGTCTTGGTCCTGACAGGTAATCCCCTCCAGATCTTGGGACCGAGGGCTTTCCACAACTTACCTTCTTTGCAAAGATTCGTTGCTGTCGAAATCCATTTGTTCTCGTTGGCCACGTTGCCCATCGGGCACCTGGCTTCGCTCCACGAGCTGAATCTGAGCCACAACCACATCGATTCCTTGAAGCTCCCTGGCTACTTCTCCCACCTAATCTTTCTCCGGTGCCTGAACTTCCAATTAAACGAGATCTCCTCCATCTCGGTAGGAGATTTAGATGCTTTGGCAAGCCGGAACTTGACGCTGGTGCTATCCAGGAACGATATAAAATATATCGAACGGAACGCTTTCGCGAGACTTCACCTCCAGCGACTGGTTTTGAGAGGCTGCTTTGAGGACAGCGCCGTTATGCAAGCCAGCATCCAGAACATGTCCGGTTTGCATGTCAACAGTTTATGGTTAGGAGAATACAGAGATATCAGCAAAGTGGGATCCATTGACAAACCCCTTTTAGATGTCCTGTGTCACTTGCGTTTACAGGAGCTCACTGTCATCGAAATGGACTCTCTAGAAAATGGAAGCACCCTCTCACCTTGCCTCAACAATATTTCCAGGGTTCGGGTGGTCCATACTAACGTCAATGAAGTCTTTAAGTATCCAAACAACTCCAGTATTTCCCAACTGGAGTTCAAGAACTGTGGACTGGACGCGGTACCTGCTGAGAAGCTCTCTTCCTTAACGAAGCTAAGAGTGCTTCGCATCACTCACAATAAAGACCTCAGATACTTCGAGGAGTATTTCAAAGGCCTCCAAAACCTGGAGACCTTGGACCTCAGCGTTAACAGGCTGGTCACTCACCTGTCCTGGGTTGACCTCCTGGAGGGAGCTCCCAATCTGAAACACTTGAACCTCAGCTTCAACACGGAAATCAGGTTAGAAATTGAATGTGGTGGGCCAGCCAAGCTGGAATATTTGGATTTCCAACACACTGCCCTCGCCTCGCCTGGGACCGTTCCTTCATTTTTCTGTCTCAACCGTCTCATTTATCTCGATATTTCGTACACGGATACCACGGTGATCGCTCAGTGTTCGTTCTGTGGCTTGCACAACCTGCGCGTGCTCAAAATGGCGGGCAACAGCTTCGCAAACAATCAGTTGGTTGACAATTTCCGGAATCTCACCAAGTTGCACTTTTTAGACATTTCCAATTGCCAACTCAGACATATATCTCTCAGCAGTTTAACCTCCCTCCGTGAACTCCAGCTGTTGAACGTCAGCCACAATAAACTGCTAGGTCTCCATCCGGAGACCTACGTCCACACACCTCTTCTTACCACCTTGGATTTTCACAACAACCAGTTGGCTGCTTTGACGGAGGAAGATCTTAAGAACTTGCCTGCTAGCCTGAAACACCTGGACCTTTCTGAGAATCTTTTTGATTGCTCTTGCGATCACGCGAGTTTCTTGCGGTGGGCAAAAAACTCCTCGTCCCTCCTTCGGAATGTCCAAAAGATGGTCTGCTATAGCCCTtcggacttgaaaaatgtgcaagTGATGGATTTTGTCCTGGCGTCCTGCGAGATCAACACAACCACAGTGGCTGTGTCAGTGACCGTCGTCGTGGTTCTTATTGTCATCTCGATTCTGTGTTACAaatattatttctacctctactACGTCATGGTGCTCTTTGTGGGAAACAGGTTCTCGGATGAGAAGGAAACCGTCTACGATGCgtttgtgatcttctccagtaAGGACCAGGAATGGGTGAAACAAGAACTGCAGCAACCTCTGGAAGAGGAACTGCCATACTTCCGTCTCTGTCTTTTCTACcgggatttcatccctggagtgTCCATCATCACCAACATCATCAAAGAAGGCTTCCAGACCAGCCGAAAAGTCATCGCTGTGGTCACGGATCACTTCCTGGAAAGCCGCTGGTGCAACTTCGAACTGGAGGTGGCTCAATCGTGGCAGTTGGTGGAGACCAAAGCCAGCCTTGTCTTGATTGTCTTAGAAGGGGTGGACAAAGCAGCCTTACACCGCAAACTGGGGTTGTTCCGTTATCTACGGAGAAACACCTTCCTGACCTGGAAAGACCGAGACCTCAGCCGTCATGTCTTCTTAAGGCAGTTGAGGTCGGCGTTGCTTGAAGGCAAAACATGGACTGAAGATGAACTCAGGCTAATGTTGAAAAATGGGTGA